In Nicotiana tabacum cultivar K326 chromosome 19, ASM71507v2, whole genome shotgun sequence, one DNA window encodes the following:
- the LOC107765475 gene encoding E3 ubiquitin-protein ligase RMA3 yields the protein MDALRSADMNSDPGDFECNICFELAQDPIVTLCGHLYCWPCLYEWLQVHSHSHECPVCKALVEEHKLVPIYGRGKSSSDPRSRLVPGINIPKRPMGQRPQTAPSVDMDYLRHDELDPIGGFMPMPMPMPMPSARFGNSMLSDLFGAIPAFFNLHVHGFHDATVYGATTGVPYLFSGSFHGGYAHGFHYSNHLDGTKFFMKMLFLIIGFLLIISLIS from the coding sequence ATGGATGCTTTGCGTTCAGCAGATATGAATTCTGACCCTGGTGATTTTGAATGCAATATCTGCTTTGAGTTAGCTCAAGATCCTATAGTCACTCTTTGTGGCCACCTTTATTGTTGGCCATGTCTTTACGAATGGTTGCAAGTTCATTCACATTCCCACGAGTGCCCAGTATGTAAGGCTCTCGTAGAAGAGCACAAGTTGGTTCCGATATATGGACGAGGCAAATCAAGTTCTGACCCAAGATCTCGGTTAGTACCTGGGATCAATATACCTAAGCGTCCAATGGGACAGAGACCTCAAACCGCTCCATCTGTAGATATGGACTATCTCCGACATGATGAATTGGATCCCATAGGGGGGTTCATGCCCATGCCCATGCCCATGCCCATGCCAAGTGCAAGGTTTGGAAACTCGATGTTATCTGATCTTTTTGGAGCTATTCCAGCTTTTTTTAACCTTCATGTACATGGATTTCATGATGCCACTGTTTATGGGGCGACTACAGGAGTCCCTTACCTCTTTTCCGGTTCATTTCACGGGGGTTATGCTCATGGTTTCCATTACTCTAACCACCTAGACGGAACAAAATTCTTTATGAAGATGCTTTTCTTGATCATCGGTTTCCTCCTAATCATTTCCCTAATTTCATAA